From a region of the Phycisphaerae bacterium genome:
- a CDS encoding prepilin-type N-terminal cleavage/methylation domain-containing protein encodes MLAQLSSAARWNPRANPIHSGRRPAFTLIELLVVVAIIALLIAILLPALSKARDLARSVSCQSNLKQLMNGMFLYIGDEQVLPATHALFWMQILFDGEWPRPAGVTWDGARDKLEGLTYKPAYQQPYHLDPEFVADVPTKGTLFRYLRHESVYVCPADRPGAADDSPLGGGGNGRLSYSMNAYIGYRAPEQLESFTYVADSPNNSLPGHQQTVSFTAGQRVRFSPSRFITMFEDHPSYHTNSSYPDGSFNCIDRIASRHALKVGANGTYTGRASLAFLDGHAEGRVYPAKTMGRELFAELGQPSFWRETGPPDQANLSAFIKRLPGPCPW; translated from the coding sequence ATGCTGGCTCAGCTCAGCAGCGCTGCACGCTGGAACCCCCGGGCCAACCCGATTCATTCAGGCCGGCGGCCGGCGTTTACGCTGATCGAATTGCTCGTGGTGGTGGCGATCATCGCGCTTTTGATCGCCATTCTGCTGCCAGCGCTGTCCAAGGCGCGCGACCTGGCCCGCAGCGTGAGTTGCCAGTCGAATCTCAAGCAACTCATGAACGGCATGTTCCTCTACATCGGCGACGAACAGGTTCTCCCAGCCACGCACGCCCTGTTCTGGATGCAGATCCTCTTCGACGGGGAGTGGCCGCGGCCGGCGGGGGTGACCTGGGACGGAGCCCGCGACAAGCTTGAGGGTCTGACATACAAGCCCGCGTATCAGCAGCCGTACCACCTCGACCCGGAGTTCGTCGCGGATGTCCCGACCAAGGGCACGCTCTTTCGGTACCTGCGGCATGAGTCGGTCTACGTATGTCCGGCCGACCGACCGGGCGCCGCCGATGACTCGCCGCTCGGCGGCGGCGGCAACGGCCGACTGAGCTACTCGATGAACGCCTACATTGGTTACCGGGCGCCCGAGCAACTGGAGAGCTTCACGTACGTCGCGGATTCGCCGAACAATTCACTGCCCGGCCACCAGCAGACGGTCTCTTTCACAGCCGGGCAGCGGGTCCGGTTCTCGCCGTCGCGGTTCATCACCATGTTCGAGGATCACCCGTCCTACCACACGAACAGCAGCTACCCCGACGGCAGCTTCAACTGCATCGATCGGATCGCATCGCGCCACGCGCTCAAGGTCGGCGCGAACGGTACGTACACAGGGCGCGCGAGCCTGGCGTTTCTGGACGGGCACGCGGAAGGGCGCGTGTATCCGGCCAAGACGATGGGACGCGAGCTGTTCGCCGAGCTCGGTCAGCCATCTTTCTGGCGCGAGACGGGGCCGCCGGACCAGGCGAACCTGTCCGCTTTCATCAAGCGCCTGCCTGGCCCTTGCCCTTGGTGA